CAATGCGAAGAACAACATAAACTTTATGTTTTGCAAGAATGAAAATGTTGTCAACTTTTTGCCCATCTGATAAAAGGTGTTCTTTCGATCCTTAAACGAATTCACCTGCAGCCCAAAGGCTGTCGAGGCGATTACGTCATTCGTGAATCGCGTACAGTAGTCCTTCATGTCCAGTTCTGTTTCTTGGCCAGATGACTCATCCTGCTTCAGGCAGTCCACGGCCTCCTTGGCCACCTGGTTCATCAGCTGGAACATCTGACGCATTTTGCTGCCAGTAAAGGCTGGACTCAAAGTGCTTCGCATATCCTTCCAACGGGCATCTCGCATGGAGAACAAGGAGCTACCAAAGAGGTTGCTCATGTCATGCGGATCATCGTCGCTGCTGGTGGCGAACACGTTGCGATGATTAATGAAGTGATCGAAGTCCTTTATGGTTATCTGCTTTATGATATCTGGGTCGCGTACCATCAGTAGAGGTTGTCGCTGCTCAAAGATAccgaaaaatctaaaataaaataatcaatgTTAATGAACGATAAGCCTTTTGTGACTCATTTGctgataaattaaatatttattcttagGTGCAATAAAAACAGATTAGAAAACGATAACACAAATTGGTGTTTTATGGATGGGTATATATTGTTCATTACCTATCCTtacctattttaaattaaccaAGCTAATCTCTGTTTATACTTGACGGTACCATAAATTACTTGTTTAGTCAAGATTAGTGATTCATTTCATgaaagtgtttttattttaaaagaaagttTATATGCAACATTACTAAACATTTTGAAATTGATGCACAATTTAGATAATTGCGTTATCACCAAACAATTTAGCAAGAACgttatcaattaattttcttatctAAATAAGGACACAGTGCTCCGTaacaaacaacatttaaaGCTGTCGTATAATCGATAAgattaaacaaaattcaacTGATAAACATAACAAAGCGTTTAGCaagccaaataaaattatctCCTCAATTAAACATTTCGATTTTATGATGAAAATAACTATCTATAAGGCAGATCAACGGTTTTACACAATTTTGTGAGAGTATTCCAGAATTCAATAATTACTCAAACGCAGCCGCACCCATCATATCACATATGCGATATTTGTAGGCTCACATTTATAGTTAGATCACTGATTTGACCTTGAATGTTAAACAAACATAGATACACAAATGCACCGAACGAGTTTTAAATACAAAGTGATTATTACAATTatcttattaaatttaaatcaatgaCATCTGTATACTCACTTGCTACTTCCGCCCTTTGAGTACAGATCACAGACTATATCAAACATGGCCTTCCTCCTCAAGAACATGTCGCCCATGTTGCCAAAATACAGTGTTGGCTTCTCGAAAGGGATGCCCCGATCCTTGAAGAAATCATTGTTGGCGGCAGCCCAGCGATAGAACAAGGCCAAGGCGACTATAAAGAGGGCCAGGAATTCCCACAACATGCTGAATGATCGTTTCGTTCAGCGATCCAGGCGTCCAGAAGATAACTAACTGCGCCACAAACATTTGGGAGCGTTTTGTTTTCCCTGACCAGAGCTTTTGATTAAAGCTCTGGCGCCAAGTGCACGCGTATGTACACGgcatttgataattttatcaaaGTATTTACTTGTTCTCTataatatacacatatattcgGTTTAATCAAGCATGTACGAGTAAAGTAAAAAGTACGAGTAAAATCGATTTAAGCAGGCACTCAGTGTTTTAACATCACCGCATAGAGAGGGAAAGGCTGACGACTCTGGGACTCGAGAGAGGCTTGGAGCCAGCTAACATTCAAGTGCCGGCAGCTGCGTCGATAGAGAGGTCTGGAAATAAgcgaaaacaaattaatcaaatcgtatttttagaTTAAATGAATCTCCAGACTTTACCTAAGCTTCTCCAGCTCCATTGCCTCGTTTGTACTATAGAATACCAGATTGGCTTTTCGCGGTTCTGTGGTACAAGATCCGCCATGCAGTGAAAATTCTTCCCTCAGCTTACTGGAATCTTTTACCATTGCAAAGTGAGCCACCAAGCCTGCAAATAACTTGCCTTTTGCATCTGGCGATTTCTTCTCTTCCTTTGGTTCTGTTTTAATAGGCGTTTTGGTCTCCTTACTGGACTTAAAAAAGTCCTTCATTCCCTTTTGCGATGGCGACAAGCTCCGTTTCACTTTCGGCTCCTTGCGATTTGCTTCTTCCTCAGCATCCGAGCCTGTTTTGGACCTCTTCAGTTTCTTTATGCTACTTGTCTGACTGTCtcctaattttttatctttttgtgGCGTCTTTTCGACATTCAGCGCTTCCTCGTTCTTTCCACAATTGGCCAAGAGCAGATCCACGTTTACATTCTTCTTGGAGGCATCATACAGATCTTCCAAATGGGCCAGATCAGTTGCCTCTTTCGGCGATTTGTCGCTGCGCCTACGGGTAATCCTGGGGAAACGAATCGAGATGCCAGACGCCGTATGCGCTTCGGACTTGGTGAACTCTGCGCCCGTGATCTCCCACACAGGCATTTTCATCGGATCCTTGGCCAGAACATCGGGCACCAAGGACTTACTGCACAGCAGCCAGTCGGGCGTTGCGTTGGCATCGGCCCGTTCGGTTAGCTTGATAAGTGAGTCGTGTACTTCCGCGTTGGTGGCATCGTCCAGGCCAGAGTGCACTTTGGTCACCGTCTTCCACAGACGACCGAATGTATCGTAGCAACCCATGAGGAAAATGCTCAGCACACCACCTTTTTTCCCTGATCCATACCATGCACCCAGGACAACCAAGTCCGCCGTGTCAGCCATCTTGCCATCGAAGAGGTAATCCTTCTTAACCTTTAGCCAGTTTCTTTTACCGGGCTGATAGGGACTCGTTGGACTCTTCAGCACCACACCCTCGAGATTAGCATGCAAAACCTTGGCCGTCATAATGGCCAAttcccgcgaattcttaaggaaTTCCGACTCCGAAAGCTGTACGTGGGACTTAATGGGTTGAATGTTCTGTTCGAGGATCTCCCGTCGCTTGCGGAATGGCCTAGAAGATTGAGGATGATTATAAGCAGTAATTCATAGGGATATAGATAATTCAATTTAACAACCTTAAACCACTTACAACTGAGTCAAATCCTCGCCGTCGTACAGTATgcaatcaaaaacaaataagcAAACGGCAGCATTGGCAAAAGTCTGTTTCTTGTGGGCGCCCAAAGAGCCAAAGGGCAGCAGTGCACCCGTGTCAGTGTCCACCAGAATGATTTCCGAGTCCAGAATCATTTCCCCTGCGCCCGGAAAGGCACGAGGTATGTGCTCCTTCAGAGCTCGTATCTTGTGATCCACAACGGGCTTTAAATTCCGGCTGAAGAATTTAAAGTCCTCGCCCTGCTTGTGGATCTGAACCCGCTCGCCGTCGTATTTGATTTCGCTGTACAGACCAGAGGGGCTCTTCTTGAAGGCTTCCTCCACCGACTTGCAGGGACTGGCCAACATGGGTGATATGGGCGTCATCACCTGAATGCCACTTGCGTTCGCCTTCTTAGCCTTCTTAACCGGACTATTAGCGACCTTTTTATTATCCTTGCCACCGAACTGCTGCACAATGGCTGCCAAATCCCGGGAAGACTGATAGGCGGGATAGGCATCAGGACCAAAGGCATCCAGGATGTGCCTGGCCCGGGCATTGATCCTTAAATCATGCTTCACCAGCCGGATGAAGGTGCGCAGATCCAGGTCGGTGGCTTTCTTGCACAGCTCCTGCAGCAGTTCGGTCTGCTCATCCTCCTTGGTGCGCTCCACCAGCTTTTGGAGCAGCTGCTCTACTTCCTGCAGATAGAGTTTGCTTTGCGCCTGGGGCTTCAGCTTCCTGGAGGCAGCAAAGTGCTTGCTCAGCGTCTCCGAAACGTCGCCATCTACGAGAAACCAGAGGTTAAGGATGCTTCATACAATCTCTGAATTTCACAATATTgtgaaaacatatatatactcTGTATATCTCACCCTGTTCCAAATCCAGATGCATTTGCTGCTGGTTGGCGTTGAAAATGCGCGAGAAGAGCTTGATTAGCGCCTTGTTCTGCAGATTGTAGACTCGCTGGTCCGCCGCCGGGATGAGGAACTGCACCCAGAGCAGGGTGTCGCCCTCGAAGCCCTGGCCACTGGTGCCCTTGTCGAAGAACCGCTGCAGTTTCTCCACCTTCTTCAGGTAACTCGGCTCGCCGGCTATTTCATCACAGATCCTGCGGAAGGTGTCCAACTTGTTGTCCTCATTGTGCATCCGTTTGCTGGCCATCTTTATGCTGACGAGTCGAGTTAGGAATCTGGCCTGCCTTGTTAAATGGCACAACATGCGCACTGGCGATACAAATTGAAAGTGATTTCTGTTTCCAACTATTTCGTAGAAATATGCAAGCAGACCTTCGACTCGCGGGTAAACAAAAGCGGGACGTTCGACAATCAGCTGTTGATGGCGAAGCACGCTCTCGGCGGCGTTATAATTGGCGGCTCGAGAGTCCTCCAGTGCCGTTACGATTTTGAAGCCCAGCCGCCGGAAAGGGTGCAGATCCGATTCCATGACTTCAACGTGCCCACGGAGAACGAGAATTCCACTGGGTGCCAGCCGGGGGATGCACTACATGTGGTCACCGAGGTGCGCGGACGGTACGAGACGCAGGAACTCCTGTGCGGCGCCTTTCTGCCCAAGCCCCTGATGTCCAGCGGGTCGCAGATGCACCTCCAGTTCGTCGGCAAATATCCACCCACCATGACCAACAAGGTGCAGTACTACGGATTTCGGGCAGAGTACCGCTTTTTAACCAGTAAGTGTTTCCACTGATTCACTTATAGCCTAATTCcactgattttaaaaatatctttttttgaaaaatatcttttttctaatttatcaCTTATGTAAGACCCGTTTGATTCGACTTTATTTTGAAACACAAtagaaaatatcgaaattatatCTCAGAAAAAATCCATGCTTTCGAATCCATTTCTTTACCACCTAAAAAACTCTTTCATCCAAGACTATGGCATCATGTCCGGCGTTCAACTGGACGATTGTTCCTTCGTCTACAACAGCAGTGAGCGAATAAGTGGCCTATTTCACTCACCCAATTTTCCTGGCTATTATCTGGAAAATGTTGTGTGCAATTATTACTTCTACGGAGCCAGTGACGAGAGAGTTGTGCTGCATTTCACATATTTCGATGTTGAAGGAATTGGAGCGTAAGACcttttatgtttaattttctgaaattgtttaataattatatttattaaccaGTTGTGACCACCAGACTGCCAGCGACTACATTGAGTTTTCCAATTTCATGAGCACAGATCGAAAGTACAGCAGATACTGCGGAAAACTGCCCGATTTCGAAATGCGTTCTGAGGGGCGCTTCTTTCGAGTCACCCTGCATTCAAATGATCGCTTTGTGGCCATTGGTTTTCGCGCCCTATACACTTTTGAAACCATCCCGGAGAATGACTCCGATCTGCGAGACAATGCCTCCATGCAGAGCTTCGTTTCGACAGCTTCATCTCATTCGGTTGTCGacttaacaaatttaatattttatatcatatgcatttataaaacataccaataaaatagttaaaatataGCAGTAACATAATCAAGTTAATAATAACCTTATAGAATAGGTGGCACGAAAAGGGTtagtatatttatttcaacatAAAACCAACTTAggaaactaatttaaatttcataattGGCGCGAAAAGTATCGCAGTAAACAATATTCATCGATATTAAAGTTTACACGGTCTTTGGATCAATCATTAAATAATACGCGTTACggaaaaaggtaaaaatatatgaactaaaacaataaataagtaattcCCAATTAATAAAGTGAAAATGAATATTGCactttaagaaataatttttgccCATTACTGAACATAAATAGATGTATATAGATACTTCTTACGAATTGGAGTTTTACCATAACGGTAACCGCATGAACGTACCACTTGTTGCTATCTGCAATCGATCTTTAcctgaacgattcagttttgtGGAGTCACTACGCGACAATCTGCAATAAATACAGCTGTTAGTGGGCGCGATTAGCATTATTAACATTTTGCCAGTCGCTCGGAGCAGCCGAATTACCTCTGGGTGTGGAACTGATAAGACTATAAGCGAACCTCTATTTGTGACCTCTGGAATGGCGGCCAAGAAACTGGATGCCATCATCTTCGGAGCCTCCGGCTTCACGGGAAAGTACACGGTTTTTGAGGCGGTCAGTGTGCTTAAGGGCCTGCAATGGGGAATCGCCGGTCGCAATCGGGAGAAGCTGCGCCAGGTGCTCCAGGAGATGGGTGCAAAGTCCAAGACGGATCTCTCGCAAACACCCATCGTCATTGCGGACGTGAACAACGAGGCGTCGCTGCTGGAGATGGCCAAACGCTGCCGGATCGTGGTCAATACGGCCGGACCGTATCGATTCTTTGGCGAGAAAGTGGTGAAGGCCTGCATCGAGGCGGGCACCCATCATGTGGATGTCAGCGGGGAGCCCCAGTACATGGAGACCATGCAGTTGCGCTACCACGATCTCGCCAAGGAGCGTGGCGTGTACGTGATCAGCGCCTGTGGCTTTGATTCCATACCCGCCGACATGGGCGTCACTTTCGTGGAGAAGAACTTCGACGGAGTGGTCAACTCGGTGGAGAACTTCGTGCACATGGGCGTAAAGGGCGGCACCAAGGGTACGGGCAGCGCGGCCCTGAACACCGGCACCTGGGAGAGCGCCATTCATGCCATCGCCAACCGCAGCGAGTCGGTGGCCATCCGAAGGAAGCTCTTTCCCGAGCGCCTGCCCAGATTTCAGCCGGATCTAAAGGCACGATCGCCGCTCTCGCGGGCCGTCGAGGTGGACAACAAGGTTATCCTGCCGTTCCCCGAAACAGATCGCTCGGTGGTGATGCGCTCGCAGCGCTTCCTCTACGAGCAGGAGAAGAAGCGCCCTGTCCAGATGCAGGCCTACATGACCTATCCCTCGTGGTTCGCGGCCAGTGTTGTTGTGCTCTTCGCCTCCGTCATTGGAATCCTGGCCAAGTTCTCCTTCGGCCGGCAGCTGCTGCTCAAGTACCCGGGCGTCTTCTCCGGCGGCATGGCATCCCGCGAGGGGCCCAGCGAGGCCAGAATGGAGCGCTCCTTCTTCAGGATGACCATGAAGGCCACCGGCTGGCCGAAGACCGAGCAGCTGGCCGAGAGCTCGGATCAGTACAGCTCGCCGCCAACGAAGACCTTGACCGTGAGGATTACTGGTCCCAATCCCGGCTATGGATCCACCTGCGTTGCCCTGCTCTCCACGGCCAAGACCATCCTCAACGAAAGCGACAAGATGCCCGGCACTGGCGGAGTCCTGTCCCCAGGAGCCGCCTTCCGTAAAACGGGCCTCATCAGCGAGCTGGAGAAGCACGAGCACGGCATTAAGTTCGAGATTGTGGCCAACAAGTGAACGTGctttaaattacttatttaattgatcaaaataaaagtatttatgaGATATGTTCCTtgaaaattgaatgtttttattagttCAGTTCCGCTTTTTGAATTTAGTGGTTCAACTAGTTCCGTTTTTCCCGCGGTTTTTAAGGTGTTTCCGTGCACGGTCACACCGATAGCAATTTATCGGATTCGTCATCGCTATCGCTTGGGGTACCTTTGTTGTTTACCTTTTTTACCATTGCCATTACCATTTTGGACGCGAAAATATACAAATCATGAGCGCTGAAATATCCGGCTTCCGACGGTTCCTGCACTGGGGACCCATTACGGCCCTGAGTAAGTACTGACTGGGCTAATCCTAGTCAGCGGTTCCAGTCGGGGCACCCACAACTGGCTGTCTGTCTGGAAGGGATGGGCTCCAATTTGCAGAATGGGTGAAAGTGGACGCGGAGTGAATGAACTGCACCCCCTGCCGCCTTCTGTCTGCGCCATATCGTGTTTCATATGCCAACCCACACAAAATCGGTTGTCCACCCACTTGGGACTTTTAATTTGCTTAATGTGCCGCGCTAATTGCGTTTTAGTTGTGTGTCGCTTGGCCTTTTATTGCCCGGAGTTTTTGGGTCCTTGGAGCCTATCTGGAATTTCACGGAGCCACCGAACATGGCGTGCAAATTGCCCGTTTGGCCGCCGGCTGGGCAGACGCCATAGGACTTCCGGAGCTCAACGATATCGCCAAGTGATATACAATTGTTCCCGGCATAATGGCTTTATTGGACGCCGGCCGCTTGTTGCTGTGAAATGCTGCTCATAAAAAGGGA
This portion of the Drosophila takahashii strain IR98-3 E-12201 chromosome 3R, DtakHiC1v2, whole genome shotgun sequence genome encodes:
- the DNAlig3 gene encoding DNA ligase 3, which encodes MESDLHPFRRLGFKIVTALEDSRAANYNAAESVLRHQQLIVERPAFVYPRVEGLLAYFYEIVGNRNHFQFVSPVRMLCHLTRQARFLTRLVSIKMASKRMHNEDNKLDTFRRICDEIAGEPSYLKKVEKLQRFFDKGTSGQGFEGDTLLWVQFLIPAADQRVYNLQNKALIKLFSRIFNANQQQMHLDLEQDGDVSETLSKHFAASRKLKPQAQSKLYLQEVEQLLQKLVERTKEDEQTELLQELCKKATDLDLRTFIRLVKHDLRINARARHILDAFGPDAYPAYQSSRDLAAIVQQFGGKDNKKVANSPVKKAKKANASGIQVMTPISPMLASPCKSVEEAFKKSPSGLYSEIKYDGERVQIHKQGEDFKFFSRNLKPVVDHKIRALKEHIPRAFPGAGEMILDSEIILVDTDTGALLPFGSLGAHKKQTFANAAVCLFVFDCILYDGEDLTQLPFRKRREILEQNIQPIKSHVQLSESEFLKNSRELAIMTAKVLHANLEGVVLKSPTSPYQPGKRNWLKVKKDYLFDGKMADTADLVVLGAWYGSGKKGGVLSIFLMGCYDTFGRLWKTVTKVHSGLDDATNAEVHDSLIKLTERADANATPDWLLCSKSLVPDVLAKDPMKMPVWEITGAEFTKSEAHTASGISIRFPRITRRRSDKSPKEATDLAHLEDLYDASKKNVNVDLLLANCGKNEEALNVEKTPQKDKKLGDSQTSSIKKLKRSKTGSDAEEEANRKEPKVKRSLSPSQKGMKDFFKSSKETKTPIKTEPKEEKKSPDAKGKLFAGLVAHFAMVKDSSKLREEFSLHGGSCTTEPRKANLVFYSTNEAMELEKLRPLYRRSCRHLNVSWLQASLESQSRQPFPLYAVMLKH
- the LOC108059552 gene encoding saccharopine dehydrogenase-like oxidoreductase, with translation MAAKKLDAIIFGASGFTGKYTVFEAVSVLKGLQWGIAGRNREKLRQVLQEMGAKSKTDLSQTPIVIADVNNEASLLEMAKRCRIVVNTAGPYRFFGEKVVKACIEAGTHHVDVSGEPQYMETMQLRYHDLAKERGVYVISACGFDSIPADMGVTFVEKNFDGVVNSVENFVHMGVKGGTKGTGSAALNTGTWESAIHAIANRSESVAIRRKLFPERLPRFQPDLKARSPLSRAVEVDNKVILPFPETDRSVVMRSQRFLYEQEKKRPVQMQAYMTYPSWFAASVVVLFASVIGILAKFSFGRQLLLKYPGVFSGGMASREGPSEARMERSFFRMTMKATGWPKTEQLAESSDQYSSPPTKTLTVRITGPNPGYGSTCVALLSTAKTILNESDKMPGTGGVLSPGAAFRKTGLISELEKHEHGIKFEIVANK